Sequence from the Caballeronia sp. SL2Y3 genome:
TCGGCGCGCGCGCGTCGCGTGATCGTGTCGCTGCCGACGGCGCGCGGCTGCTCCGCGAGCACGATATGCGGCGTGCCCAGCGCGCGAGCGACCGCGACGGGCGAGGGCGCGGCGGCGTCGTCGGAGAGGAGAAGCTGCGCATCCGCGATCAGGCGCGGCAGCGTGCGCGGCCCGACCGCGCCCGCCAGAAATAGCGCCGCCGTCTGCATCGCGCCGAGCACGCCGGCGGTTCGCTCGGGATCGGGCGCGTCGCCGACGATCGCGATCTGCCAGCCATCGGCGGCGAGCTGATCGGCGACATCGGCGTATTGCTCGGCGCTCCACGCGGGCGCGGACATATGGCTGCCCGGGTGAATCAGCACCAGCCGCTCGCGCTCGATGCCGTGAAACGCGACGAGTTCGTCGTATTCCGCGTCCGACATGTCGCCCGACGGCGCGCGCGGCCCGGCGCTCGGCGCATCGGGAACGAGCGCGAGATCGGGGGAAAGCACGTCGGTCAACTGGGACAAGGGAAAAACGGGATCGGCTCGCATTCTGACTCCTGCTAAGGGCGTGGCCGCGTGAGCGGACTGCGGGATTCGTTCCAGCACGTCGCATGCCCAGCTGACCGTGCGGTGACGCGCAGAGTCAAAGTAAAACCGCCGCCTCGCGTCAAGCGAGAGCGGCGGTTTTCGTTGCCGGAGGATGCGAGAAGGCTCAGGTCTCGGAAGGACCGTCCTCGGCGGGCAAGGTTTCCGGCGTGAACGCGTCGGCGCGGCGGCGGATGCCGTCGATTTCGCCGGTGACGAAGGTGCGGTTGTCCGCGGCGAGCGCCTGCTGATACGACGCGCCTTCCGGCACGCGATGCAGGAGCGCGCGCAATTCGCCCTGCGTCGTCTGCTCGACCGGCTCGTAGTCGTAGAGCCCGAGCAAGAGTTCGGCGCGCTGGTGCAGCAGAAAGAGGCACGAGGCGAACGCCGCGACGGCCAGCACTTCCTGCACGCCGAAGCGGATTTCGCGCGGCAGCGGCGAAAACGGCAGCCACGCGACGAACGCCGCGCCGACGACTGCAAGCGCGATGGTCGCATTCAGCAGCCAGCCGGCGCGGGCGACGATGCGCTCGCGTTCGGTGTGCAACTGGCGGGCCGACTTCGGCACGAGCGCGGTCACGGAAAGTTGCTGCTGCAAGGCGTCGAGCGGAAGAGCGGCCATGAAAGTGTCTGCAAGTAAGCGCCCAAGCGGCGCGACACCGGTATAACGCTTTGCTTACAGGACCGTTGACGATGCTTTCGTCTTGTTGCCTTCTGTTTCCGGTTGTTGCAATTCAGGTCAGCGCGTCGGGTCCGTCGGGTCCTTTATCGGCGTGCGCACGGTGGCGGTGCCGTCGGCGATCTGTTGCGCGAACACGAGCGCCTCGACAATCGTTCCGAACACTTCCGCGCGGATTTTGTCGTCGGTCAGGCGCAGCAGATACGACGGATGATAGGTCGGCACGACAATGCGCCCCTTGTGCTCGATTGTCTTGCCGAGATACTCGGAAAGCGCCGTGCGATGCCCGGTCAGCGCCTTGAGCGCCGTGGCCCCGAGCGCGACGACCACCTTCGGCCCGATGCGCGTCAGTTCTTCGTCGAGCCAATGGCGGCAGGCTTCGCGCTCGCGCTGCGACGGCGTGACATGCAGCCGCTCGTTGTCCTTTCCGTGCGCGTCCCACTTGAAATGCTTTACCGCGTTGGTCAGATAAAGCGACTCGCGTTCGAGCTGCGCCTCGCGGATAGCCTCGTCGAGCAGTTGCCCCGCCGGGCCGACGAACGGCTTGCCCGCGCGGTCTTCGTGGTCGCCCGGCTGCTCGCCGACCAGCATGACGCGCGCCCCCGCCGGACCCGCGCCCGGCACGGCCTGCGTCGCGTTGCGCCAGAGCGAGCAGCGTTTGCACGCGTCGAGCGAGGGTGGCTCCTTCAGCGACGTGCCGTTGAGCGGCTCCAGATCCGTATTCAGCGCGACTTCCATGTCCGCCGGCACGTTGCACGGATGGCGGTCGCGCCGCGTGTAAGGATCGGCCCGGGCGATCAGCGCGGGATCGGCGCGCTTGTTTTCCGAGTTCTTCCAGTAGCGCACCGGCATGTGCGACGCCATTTCGGCGGCATTTTCCTGCGCTGGCGTGAAGGTGCTCTCGTAATACGCGAGCCACAATGCCTCGATGGCGTCGCCGCTCACGGCCTCGCCGCTCATGGCGTCCGGGCCCACGCCGAAGTCCATGGGCTTTTCCTCCGGCTCGCTCGTGCGGTCCACGCGCAGCAGGGCGCCGTCCCAGAACGCCGCGCCGTGCGGCGTGGCGATCATCCACGTGGCGCTGCCCATGCGCGTGGCGAAATACATGGCGGCGTGCTCCAGCAGATCGTGCACCGGCTCGCACCAGCTGATGAACTCCGGCGGCCCGAGCGACGAATCCCGGTGCCGGAAGCGCAGCGTCTTGCGCATTCTGGTTTCTTCCGCCTCCACGATTTCGATCATTCGAAGGAGCCGCTGCCCGTCCTCGTCTTCCGGCGATGCCACCGCGCGGTCGCCCTGCGTCCAGCGCCACAGCACCTTGTAAAGAAACGGCCAGCGGTCCGGCGCGCGGTAACACGCCGCCGTTTCCAGCATGGCGAGAAATTCGCGGGCGATCTTCACGGGCTTTGGCGCATTCGGATTCGCCGGGCCGCACGGCGAACCGACGGTGCCGAACACGGTTGCCGATGCGCTCGACTCCCGCCACAGCACGTCTTCCGGCGGCACGCCCTCCATGACGAGCGAGCGCGCAACGGTGCGCCATGCAGCGAACGACGGATCAAGAGTGACGCTTTTCATCGGAAACCGGAACCAGAAAAAGCCGAAAAGTACTGTATATCCATACAGTAATTCTAGCGATGGCTCCGGCCGGTAGGCAACCTTTTTAAGGTGGTCGTGCCCTTTTGACGCTGCGGGCCGCGTGCAGTCAGCCCTGCTGCAGATCACCCGGCTGATCGACGTCGCGCAACACGTTCGGGTCGTCGACTTCCACCAGAAGCGGCGCCGCTGTCGCGAAAATGGCGCGCGCTCCGGCGTCGCCGTCCAGGGCGGCGAGCGTCGCGCGATGCGTCAGCCCGAAGCCGACCGGATGCCCGCGCTGCCCGCGATACGCCGGCGCGACGAGCGCCGCGCCCGCATCCAGCGGCCGCGCGACGGCCTCGATCGTCGCGGGCTCGATCCACGGCATGTCGCCGAGCGCGACGATCCATCCTTCGGCTTCGGAGGTCGCGCGCACCGCGGCGGCGAGCGTTGCGCCCATGCCGCGCACGGCGTCCGCGCTGAAAATCACGTCGCAGCCGGCTTCGTTGAGCACGTCCGCGAGCTTCTCGGCGCCCGGCCGCACGACCGCGATTACGTCGGAGGCGACCGAAAGCAGCCGCCGCGCGGACTGGAACACGACCGGCGTGCCGCCGGGCAGTGTCGCGAGGAGCTTGTTTTGCAGGCCGGAAGGATCGAAGCGGGTGCCGAGGCCCGCCGCCAGCAGGATGCCGGTCGCAGTCGACGAGTAGGTCATCGCGCGGCTCGAAGGACAAGGAAAGCCGATTGTGCAGTGCGACGAGAGGCGGGGCAAGCGCGAAGAAATGCCGCGCCTGGCCCCGCCGTGATGCGCCGTTCAGGCGGTGCGCGGCATCACTTTGTCGAGCGTGATCGGCAGATCCCGCACGCGCACGCCCGTCGCGTGATACACCGCATTGCCGATCGCTCCCGCCACGCCCGTGATGCCGATCTCGCCGATTCCCCGCACGCCCAGCGGATTGATGAACGGGTCCGGCTTGCCGACGAACGCGATGTCGATCTGTCCAATATCCGCGTTCACCGGCACGTGGTACTCCGCGAGATTGGCGTTGGTATAGCGGCCATAGCGCGGGTCGAGATCGCTCTTTTCCATCAGCGCCGAGCCGACGCCCCACACGATGCCGCCCATCAACTGGCTATGCGCGGTCTTTTCGTTGAGCAGATTGCCGACGTCGTACACGCCGACGATGCGCGGCACGCGGATCGTGCCCAATTCGGCATCGACGTGCACTTCCGCGAACACCGCGCCGAACGAGTGGAACGCGTACTCCTTTTTCTCGTCGCCGGGCTTCGTCGTCGCGATGGCTTCGATCGGCCTGCCGCCGTTGCGCGCGATCACGGCCGCCGCCGGATCGCGCTTGTCCGGGTTCGAGCGGCTCACGACCCAGCCGTTGGCCACGGTCACGTCCTCGCGCGACAGTCCCGCGACGGGCGAGCCGCGGTCGGCGATCGCCATCGCGATGAGCTGATCGCGCGCCTGTCTGGAGGCCGCCTGCACCGCCGGCGACACGCTCGCGACCGACTGCGAGCCGCCCGAGCCGGGCGCCTTCGGCAGCGACGAATCGCCGAGCGCGAAGTTGACGTAGCCGGGCGGAAAGCCGAGCGCGTCCGCCGCCACTTGCGTCATCACGGTGTACGTGCCGGTGCCGAGATCCTGCGTGCCGGCAGCGACCATCGCGGTGCCGTCGGGCAGAGTGCGCGCGATCGCGGACGATTCGCTGCGATTGGCCGGATACGTGGCCGTCGCCATGCCCCAGCCGATGAGCGTATTGCCTTCGCGCATCGACCTCGGCGCGGCGCGGCGCTTCGACCAGCCGAACTTCTGCGCGCCTTCCTGATAGCACTCCATCAGCGCCTTGCTGGACCACGGCTTTTTGTCCTGCGGCTCCATGTTCGCGTAGTTCTTGATGCGCAACGCGAGCGGGTCCATCGCGAGCTGATACGCCATTTCGTCCATCGCCGTTTCCAGCGCGAACGAGCCGCTCATTTCGCCCGGCGCGCGCATGAAGGTCGGCGTGCCGACATCGAGCTTCACGAGCTTGTGCGACGTGGAGAGATTCGGCACCGCGTACGACATGCGCGTGACGATCGCCGAGCTTTCGGTCCAGTCCTCGAACGTCGATGTGGTCGACACGACGTCGTGGCGCATGCCGGTCATCGCCCCGTCCTCGCGCGCGCTGACCGCGATGCGCTGCTCGGTGAACGGCCGGTTGCCGACCATGCCGAACATCTGCGTGCGATCGAGCACGAGCTTGACCGGCCGCCCCGTCTGCTTCGCGGCCATCGCGGCCAGGACGACATGCGACCACACGGAGCCCTTGCAGCCGAAGCCGCCGCCGACGAACGGGCAGATCACGCGCACGTCGTCCTCCGGAATGCCGAAGAACTTCGCCACCGAACTGCGCGCGCCGGAGACGCCTTGCGTCGTGTCGTGGAGCGTGAGCTTCGGGCCGTCCCAGCGCGCGAGCGTGGCGTGCGGCTCCATCGGATTGTGATGCTCGATAGGCGTCGTGTAGACCGTGTTCAGCCGCGTCGGACCCTGACGCAGGCCGGCATCCACGTCGCCGCGCTGCGTCGTGATCGCGCGGCCCATCATCTTTTGCGGCTGATACGCCGTGGGCCTCGCGCGGTCGAAATCGGCGTTCGGCGTGGCGGCGTCATAGCGAATATCGACGAAACGCGCCGCGCCCTGCGCATGTTCGAGCGTATCCGCGACGACGACCGCCACCGGCTCGTTGCTGTAGCGCACCTCGTTGTTTTGCAGCAGCGACAGGCCGCGAATGGCGGGCGGCTGCGCGTCGGGCACGCCGCTGTGCGGCAGGCGCATCGCGTTGCGGTACGTCATCACGAAGAGCACGCCGGGCATGGACTGCGCGCGGCTCGCGTCGATCGACGCGATGCGGCCTTTTGCCACCGTGCTCGTGATGAGCACCGCATGCGCGAGCTTGGCCTCGCTGTTGTCGCCGCAATAGCGCGCCTGGCCCGTCACCTTCAGCACGCCGTCCGTGCGATCCATCGGTTGACCGATGACACTCATGCGACACCTCCTGCTTGTTTTACGGCGCGCACGATCGCCCGTTGCGCGAGCGTCACCTTGAACGCGTTGTCGCGTCGCGGCTGTGCGCCCTGCACGGCGAGCGCGGCGGCGCTTTGCAGCGTGGCGGCATCGAGCGTCTTGCCGACGAGCGCCGCCTCGGTCGCGCTCGCGCGCCACGGTTTATGCGCGACGCCGCCGAGCGCGATGCGCGCGGTCCTGACCGTGTTGCCGTCCATCTGCAACGCGGCCGCCACCGAGACGAGCGCGAACGCATAGCTCGCCCGGTCGCGGATCTTCAGATACTTCGAGTGGCCGGCGAAAAGCGGCGGCGGCAGATCGACGGCGGTGATCAGCTCGCCCGGCTTGAGCGTCGTATCGAGATCGGGCCGGTCGCCCGGCAGCCGATGGAACTCCGCGAACGGAATGACGCGCTCGCCGTTCGGGCCAGTCACGCGCACGACGGCATCGAGCGCGGCGAGCGCCACGCTCATGTCCGACGGATTCGTCGCGATGCACTGATTGCTCGCGCCGAGAATCGCGTGAATGCGCGTATTGCCGTCGAGCGCGGCGCATCCGCTGCCCGGCGCGCGCTTGTTGCATTGGGGAAAGCCGGTGTCGTAGAAGTAATAGCAGCGCGTGCGCTGCATCAGATTGCCGCCGACGGTCGCCATGTTGCGCAGTTGCGCCGACGCGCCCGCGAGCAGCGCCTGCGACAGCAGCGGATACCGCTCGCGCACCCACGTGTGATTGGCGGCGTCGCTGTTGCGCACGAGCGCGCCGATGCGCAAGCCGCCGTCCGGCAACGGCGTCACGCCGCCGAGGCCGTCGATATGCGTGATATCGACGAGCCGCGCCGGGCGCGCCACGCCGTTCTTCATGAGATCGAGCAGGTTGGTGCCGCCGCCGATGAACACCGTGCCCGGCTGGCCGCCCGCCTGCACCGCCGAGCCGATGTCGGCGGCGCGCTGATAGGAGATCGCGTCCATGTCGTCTCCTTAACTGCGCGTCGAAGCGACGGTCTTCACCGCCGCGACGATGTTCGGATACGCGCCGCAGCGGCAGATGTTGCCGCTCATGCGCTCGCGGATTTCGTCGTCCGAGAGTTGCGGCGGGCGAAAGCGCACGTCGGCGGTGGCGGCGCTCGCGTCGCCGTTGCGATATTCGTCGATGAGCGCCGTCGCCGAGCACAACTGACCCGGCGTGCAGTAGCCGCACTGGAAGGCATCCTTTTCGATGAACGCCTGTTGCAGCGGACTCAGGCTGTCGGCGGCGGGCGCGAGGCCCTCGACGGTCGTCACGCTTTCGCCCTCGTGCATGACGGCGAGCGTGAGACACGAATCGATCCGCCTGCCGCCGACGATGACCGTGCACGCGCCGCACTGTCCGCGGTCGCAGCCTTTCTTCGTGCCGGTGAGTCCCGCGTATTCACGCAACGCGTCGAGCAGCGTGGTGCGCGCTTCGACCTGCAATTCGTACGGATGGCCGTTGATGGTCAGCTTGACCGGCATGACCGGCGCGGCGGATGGCGGCATCGGCGTGGATGCCTGCGCGTCCGCTTGCTGCGCGCCGGCTTGCTGCGCGTGCGCAAGCGGCGTCGCGGTCACGGCCGCTGCCGCCGCGGCCGATTGAAGAAAGCGCCTGCGCGACGGCTTTTGCGCCGCGTCGTCGACGGAAGGTGAAGCTCTATTGACTGGAGACATGGCGAAAGAAGGCTCCTCGCTCGTTCGGAAGGGCGTCGTCCGGCTCGGGTCTTCGTGGGCTGATCGCTCGCGGCCGACGCGACTTTCGGCCGATGAGCGCCGGTGCCCGGGTCCGCGCGGCGCAAGGTGTCTGCGAGCCGAAGCGCAGCCGACTGTAAGGCGACCGAACGTTCGGCAATTCGCGACCGCATGTCCATGCAAGTCGGGTGCCACGGCCTATCGCGCGGGCGTTCTGTCGTGGATCGGTCGAGCGCTGCGCGTAAATCCTGCATCCGCGAGTAAATCCGCGTTCGCCTCGCGCTTGCCATCGTTTCGGTATTTGTCAGGAACGAGGCCGCACTTTGTGACGGTTTCTCGGCCGCGCAGGTCGCACAATCGCGTGAAGTCCGCTCCGAATCCGTCCATGACAGCCGACGCCGATCGCTATCACGCCGCCTTTTCCCACTATTCGAACGCACGCTTCGACGACGCCCTCGCGCTGCTCGCGCCGATGCTCGCGCGGCATCCCGCGACGAGCGAAGTGCTGAACCTTGCGGCGCTGTGCGCGTTCCGTGCCGATCGTCACGAACTCGCCGATGCTTATTGGCAACGCGCGATGGGTGAGCATCCGAACGACGCGGGGTCGTACAGCAACTTCGCGAGCGCGCTGACGGCGCGCGGCCGCCTGAGCGATGCGCGGATGCTCTATCGCCGGGCGGTCGAACTGCGGCCGGACTTCGTCGAGGCGCATTACAACCTCGCGAACGTGTTGCAGAAGCTCGGCCAAATGGACGAAGCCGAAGCGTCGTTTCGGCAGGCGCTGCGCCTGAAACCGGATTTCGCGGAAGCGCACTTGAACCTCGCGGCGCTGCTCGCGCAAGCGCGCCGCCTGCCCGAAGCCGAGGCCGCGTACCGGCAGGCGCTGGCCGCGCGGCCCGGCTACGCGGAAGCGCACAACAACCTCGGCAATCTGCTGAAAGACGCCGGCCGACGCGCGCCTCTCGCAGCGTTCGGTTCTTCCGCCGCAGGTGTCGTATCCGCAATGGCGCGGCGAACCGCTCGCGGGCAAGTCGCTGCTCGTGGTCACGGAGCAGGGCTTCGGCGACAGCATCCAGTTCATTCGCTATCTGCCGATGCTGAAGGCGCAAGGCGCGGCAAAGCTGACGGTCGTGTGCCCGCCGGCGCTCGCCGCACTGCTCGAATCCGCCAATGGCGTCGCTCGATGCGTCACGCCCGATGCGCTCGCCGCGCTGCAACCGCACGACTACTGGTGCTTTCTGCCCGCGCGCGCGGGCACGACGCTGGACACGATTCCCCGCGCGACGCCGTATCTGCACGCGAGCGCATCGCGCATCGAGTATTGGATGCGCCGCTTGCCGGATACGCCGAAGGTGGGCATCGCATGGTCGGGCGAGCCGCGCCCGTGGATGCCGGACTCGTTCGGCGCGTTCAGCCGCCGCTGGCTCGATGCGTCTCTGTGCGAGCTGCTTTTCGCGACGCCTGGCGTGACGTTCGTAAGCCTGCAAAAAGGCCCGACCGCACGCGCCCAGCTTGCCGCGCTGCCCGCCCGGCTGCGCCCGCTCGATCCGATGAACGACGTCGCCGATTTCGCCGATACCGCCGCGACCATCGCGTCACTGGACCTCGTGATTTCCGTCGATACGGCGGTCGCGCATCTGGCCGGCGCGCTCGGCAAACCGGTGTGGATACTGCTGTGCGCGAACGCCTGCTGGCGCTGGCTGGAGGACCGCGACGACTCGCCGTGGTACCCAACCGCGCGGCTTTTCCGCCAGCGCGCGCCGGGTCAGTGGATCGAGGTGATCGAGCGCGTCGTCGATGCGCTGACCGACTGGCGTCGCCCGAAAGACGTCACGCCTCGCTCTCCATGATCCGGTCGATCCAGCGCGCGTTCTCGCCCGCCGATCCGATGCCCGCGTGCTTGGCCATCGGCACGAAGAAATGCGTCGCGATCGGCAGCTTCGACGTTTCGAGCCAGTTCGTCAGATGCGCTTCCAGCCGCCGCCCGGGCGCTCGCAGTTCTTCGCGCAGAACCGGCGGCAGTTTCTCGAAGTGACGCATGTCCGTCTGATACGGCTCCGGCGCGACGCACAGCGCGTTGGGACGGCCTTCGACATCGGCGGGAAGGCGCTCCAGCGCCTGATGCAGAAGCGCCACGCCGAGCCCTTCGCCGCGCCACGGTTTGCGCACTTCCCACTTGCTGATGTAGATCACGCGGTGCGTGCTGTAGATTTCGCACAGCCGCTCGTGCCCGAGCGCCTCGGTCGATGCGAGCGCAAGCGAGAGCATTTCGCCCGAATAGGTGTCGAGCGTGTAGACGAGATCGGCGCTCTTCGTGAGCGGCGGCACCTTGACGAGCTTCAGTTCGACCGCCGCCGCGACGATATCGCTGCCTGCTTCGTGAAAGACGGCGAACGCGGTGCCGAGCCGCTCGTCGTCCACTTGCGGATACTCGTGGCGATACGTCATCGTGAAAAGCAGCGGGCCCATTTTCTCGCGATACGCGAGCGGCCGGTCCACGTCGTAGTCGTCCGTGCCTTGCAGGCCGTACGGGTCGTAGTCGCGCTTTTCGCGGCGCTCGCCGCTTTCCACCGACGACGCCAGCGCGGCAAGCGGCCGGCGCGATTCCGGCACGAGATCTTCCGGCAGCCCTTCCCACGACAGACGCAGGAACTCGCGTCCGCCACGGTAATGTGCCTCGAACAGCGACGCGACCGGCTGGCTCGCGACCGGATCGAGGATGCGCTGGGCGCATTCGAGCGCGCGGTCGAGCAGTTGATCGGCTTCGGCGGGATCGGGCGCGAGCGGCGGTTCGTCGGCTCGCGGCGCGGCGGGCAACCCTTGCGCGACGCGCGCCTTGTGCGCCAGTTCGAGCCACTCGTCGGCGGCGCGTTCGGCGATGAAGCCCGCCGCGATCCGATAGCCCGTCAGCACGACTGACTGGCCGGTATCGCCGAGCGGGAACATGTACTCGTCCGACATCGCTTCGTCCACCGTGACCGAGACGAACGTCTCGCGCGGCAGCGGCGCGTTGGCCGCCGAGTCGAAACGGGCGTGGGACAGGACATGCGCGGCGAGGTCGGACGCGGCGGGACCGAATTCCGAACCCGGGCCGGGAAGCAGCTTCAGAAGAGGTAAGTCGATGGTGCCCGATGTGCTCATGAGTGCCGTCTCCGATCGTGAACGGCTATCGTAACAAACCGTGCCACTTCAGGAGAGCGGGCGCAGGACGTGCTTCTCGCTCGACAGTTCGACTCGGTGGTGGAGAGCGTCATGAACAGCGAGATTCACGAAGGCGGTTGCGCGTGCGGCGCGTTTCGTTTTCGCGCGAAGGGCACGCCGCGGCGCGTCGCGCTGTGTCACTGCATGACCTGCCGGCGCGTGCACGGCTCGGCGTTCGGCGCGTACGCAATCTTTCCTCGCGATCAAGTGGAGATGAGCGGCGCGCTCAAAACGTGGGAAAGCTCGGAAGACGGGCGGCGGCACTTTTGTCCGGCGTGCGGATCGGTGGCGTACATGGAGTTCGTGAGCCGCCCGGAAGTGGATCTGCCGCTCGGCGCATTCGATGAAACCGGCCTCTTCGAGCCGGCCTACGAGCTTTGGTGCGTGCACCGTGAGCCGTGGCTGCCGAGCGGCGCGCGCCCGGAGTACGCCGAGGAACGGACGGCATGATCGCGCGCCGCCGTTGCTTGCGTCCCGAAAGGTGAGCGCCATGCCGGCACGCGAGGGACACATTCGCATCGGCATTTCGGGCTGGCGTTATGCCGGCTGGCGCGGCGTGTTCTATCCTAAGAAGCTCGCGCAGGCGCGCGAACTCGAATTCGCATCGCGCGCGGTGCAGACGGTCGAGATCAACGGATCGCATTATTCGCTGCAAAGCTTATCGAGCTGGCGCGCGTGGCACGAGGCCACGCCGGACGGCTTCGTTTTCAGCGTGAAAGGGCCGCGCTATCTGACTCACATGCTGCGTTTTCGCGATGAAACGGCGATTCCCGCCATCGCCAATTTCTTCGCTTCGGGCGTGCTCGCGCTGGACGAAAAGCTCGGGCCTTTCCTGTGGCAGTTTCCGCCGAACTTCAGTTTCAAGCCCGACTCGTTCGAACGGTTTCTCGAACTCTTGCCGAAGGACACGCAAGCTGCCGCCGCGCTCGCGCAGCAGCACGACACGCGCGTGAAAGAGCCGTGGTTCGAGGCGCGGCGCAAGCGGGCGCTGCGCCATGCCATCGAAATCCGCCATCAGAGCTTCTGCACCGATGCCTTCGTGCGGCTCCTGCGCAAGCACGGCGCGGCGCTCGTCGTATCGGACTCCGTGGCGGACTGGCCGTATGCCGAAGACCTCACGTCCGACTTCATGTATTTGCGGCTGCACGGCACCGAAACGCTCTACGGCGGCGCGTATTCCGACGACGCGCTCGACGGCTGGACGCGGCGCATCGAGCGATGGGCGGCGGGCGGGCAGGTGGAGGATGCGCGGCTCATCTCGACGGCGGCGGCGCGCCGCCGCGCATCGCGCGACGTGTACTGCTATTTCGACAACGACCAGAAAGTGCAAGCGCCTTTCGATGCCCGCCGGCTGATGGAACGCCTCGGCGTGAAGCCGGAAAGCGGCGGCTGAAACGCGTCGTGAAAGCCGGCCGTATCGAGCTATTTCGTGTCCGAATCGAACGGGACACGGATTGTCCCGCCGGAACTGCATTCTTCACTCAACGGTCCGACCCATTGCATCGATTGCATTCGCGTCAGGAAAATAAGACGATAAGCGGCGTGCTTCGCGCAAAAGAAAAAGCGGTCAAAAAAGCGACGAGCGAGGCACGCGCGCCGGATGCGCGGCAAGCGGCAGGATCGAGAACCTTTGACCTTCAAAGCCTACGAGGAGCATCGATACCATGGCGAAGCAACCGGTTAGCGGCAGCGACAAAACCCATCCCGAGGGCGCGAAGTGCGTCGGCGCGTGCGACCTCGGCGAGCAGATCGAAGTCATCGTCATGCTGCGGCGCAAGGACGAAGCGGGCTTTCGCCAGATGATGGCGCGCATCGACGCGGGCGATGCCCCCGCGCAGTCCGTCACGCGAGACGAATTCGACAAGCGCTTCGGCGCATCCGAGGACGATGTCGAGAAAATCAAAAAGTTTGCGGCAGAGAACGGCCTGACCGTCGTGCGCGCCGAGCCGAGCACGCGCAGCGTCGTGCTCAAAGGCAGCATCGACCAGTTCCAGAAGGCGTTCGACGTGAAGCTCGAACGCTTCCAGCATCACAACATCGGCGAGTATCGCGGGCGCAGCGGCCCGGTGAACGTGCCGGACGATATCCACGACGCCGTCACCGCCGTGCTCGGCCTCGACAGCCGGCCGCAGGCGCGCCCGCATTTCCGCTTCCGGCCGCCGTTCATGCCGGCGCGCGGCGTCACGCCTGCGTCGTTCTCGCCCGTCGATCTCGCCGCTCTTTACGACTTCCCCGAAGGCGACGGCGCGGGCCAGTGCATCGCGATCATCGAACTCGGCGGCGGCTATCGCGACACGGATCTGTCCGCGTACTTCTCGAAGCTCGGCGTGAAGTCGCCGAAAGTCGTGTCGGTGAGCGTGGACAACGCGAAAAACGCGCCGACCGGCAATCCGAACGGGCCGGACGGCGAAGTGATGCTCGACATCGAAATCGCGGGAGCCATCGCGCCCGGCGCGCGCATCGCGGTGTACTTCGCGCCGAACAGCGACGCGGGTTTCGTCGATGCCGTCAACCGCGCGATTCACGACAACACGAACAAGCCGTCCGTCGTGTCGATCAGTTGGGGCGGACCCGAGACGAGCTGGACGTCGCAGGCCATCAACGCGTTCAACGACGTGCTGCAAAGCGCCGCCGCGCTCGGCGTGACGGTGTGCGCGGCAGCGGGCGACAGCGGCTCGTCGGACGGCGTGGGCGACGGCACGAACCACGTCGATTTCCCGGCCTCCAGCCCGTATGTGCTCGGCTGCGGCGGCACGAGCCTCGCGGCGTCGGCGCAGTCCATTACGCATGAAGTGGTGTGGAACGACGGCGATCAGGGCGGCTCGGGCGGCGGCGGCGTCAGCGCGGTCTTTGCGCTGCCCGCGTGGCAGAAGGGCTTGAGCGTCGCGCACACGGGCGGCAAGCACACGCCGCTCTCGAAGCGCGGCGTGCCCGACGTGGC
This genomic interval carries:
- a CDS encoding NTP transferase domain-containing protein is translated as MTYSSTATGILLAAGLGTRFDPSGLQNKLLATLPGGTPVVFQSARRLLSVASDVIAVVRPGAEKLADVLNEAGCDVIFSADAVRGMGATLAAAVRATSEAEGWIVALGDMPWIEPATIEAVARPLDAGAALVAPAYRGQRGHPVGFGLTHRATLAALDGDAGARAIFATAAPLLVEVDDPNVLRDVDQPGDLQQG
- a CDS encoding UdgX family uracil-DNA binding protein (This protein belongs to the uracil DNA glycosylase superfamily, members of which act in excision repair of DNA. However, it belongs more specifically to UdgX branch, whose founding member was found to bind uracil in DNA (where it does not belong), without cleaving it, appears to promote DNA repair by a pathway involving RecA, rather than base excision.), which translates into the protein MKSVTLDPSFAAWRTVARSLVMEGVPPEDVLWRESSASATVFGTVGSPCGPANPNAPKPVKIAREFLAMLETAACYRAPDRWPFLYKVLWRWTQGDRAVASPEDEDGQRLLRMIEIVEAEETRMRKTLRFRHRDSSLGPPEFISWCEPVHDLLEHAAMYFATRMGSATWMIATPHGAAFWDGALLRVDRTSEPEEKPMDFGVGPDAMSGEAVSGDAIEALWLAYYESTFTPAQENAAEMASHMPVRYWKNSENKRADPALIARADPYTRRDRHPCNVPADMEVALNTDLEPLNGTSLKEPPSLDACKRCSLWRNATQAVPGAGPAGARVMLVGEQPGDHEDRAGKPFVGPAGQLLDEAIREAQLERESLYLTNAVKHFKWDAHGKDNERLHVTPSQREREACRHWLDEELTRIGPKVVVALGATALKALTGHRTALSEYLGKTIEHKGRIVVPTYHPSYLLRLTDDKIRAEVFGTIVEALVFAQQIADGTATVRTPIKDPTDPTR
- a CDS encoding glycosyltransferase family 9 protein gives rise to the protein MRADPVFPLSQLTDVLSPDLALVPDAPSAGPRAPSGDMSDAEYDELVAFHGIERERLVLIHPGSHMSAPAWSAEQYADVADQLAADGWQIAIVGDAPDPERTAGVLGAMQTAALFLAGAVGPRTLPRLIADAQLLLSDDAAAPSPVAVARALGTPHIVLAEQPRAVGSDTITRRARAELSDVEHAHPGRPFTLHMPAVYDAS
- a CDS encoding xanthine dehydrogenase family protein molybdopterin-binding subunit, which translates into the protein MSVIGQPMDRTDGVLKVTGQARYCGDNSEAKLAHAVLITSTVAKGRIASIDASRAQSMPGVLFVMTYRNAMRLPHSGVPDAQPPAIRGLSLLQNNEVRYSNEPVAVVVADTLEHAQGAARFVDIRYDAATPNADFDRARPTAYQPQKMMGRAITTQRGDVDAGLRQGPTRLNTVYTTPIEHHNPMEPHATLARWDGPKLTLHDTTQGVSGARSSVAKFFGIPEDDVRVICPFVGGGFGCKGSVWSHVVLAAMAAKQTGRPVKLVLDRTQMFGMVGNRPFTEQRIAVSAREDGAMTGMRHDVVSTTSTFEDWTESSAIVTRMSYAVPNLSTSHKLVKLDVGTPTFMRAPGEMSGSFALETAMDEMAYQLAMDPLALRIKNYANMEPQDKKPWSSKALMECYQEGAQKFGWSKRRAAPRSMREGNTLIGWGMATATYPANRSESSAIARTLPDGTAMVAAGTQDLGTGTYTVMTQVAADALGFPPGYVNFALGDSSLPKAPGSGGSQSVASVSPAVQAASRQARDQLIAMAIADRGSPVAGLSREDVTVANGWVVSRSNPDKRDPAAAVIARNGGRPIEAIATTKPGDEKKEYAFHSFGAVFAEVHVDAELGTIRVPRIVGVYDVGNLLNEKTAHSQLMGGIVWGVGSALMEKSDLDPRYGRYTNANLAEYHVPVNADIGQIDIAFVGKPDPFINPLGVRGIGEIGITGVAGAIGNAVYHATGVRVRDLPITLDKVMPRTA